From the Eschrichtius robustus isolate mEscRob2 chromosome 3, mEscRob2.pri, whole genome shotgun sequence genome, the window TTACGCTAATTTCACCACTGTAATCAATACGTATATGAAAAAACacaccttcacagcaacacctagacTAGTGTTTGGGCAAACACCTGGGCTTGTAGCCTGGCCAACGGGATGCAAAACTGACCCTCACGCCCTCCTTCTCCGCAGGCCCTTGCCCTCCCCGCACTCCCTGCCCCACTGCCGTCGTGCGGCAGCCCGCACCAGCCTTCTTCTTCTCCAGCTGTGGTCCGGGCGTATAGATGCGACTAGTTTCCTTGAAATGGTCTGGGGATTTTTGAGGGAAGGGGTGGGAAAGTCTTTTCTCACGGTCACAAAGCCTGAAGCCACGGCCCGGAGCAGCCAGGACAAAGGTAGGGCGCCCAGAGCCGGCTTCTTCTTCCATCCCGGCCCGGGGCCGCTGGCCCGGTGCCCGCTGGAGCCATTTTGTCCCCGTCAGCACAAATCTTGCGGCCTCAGCAGCTGTCCTGGGGCCTCAGCAGGAAATGTCCCTGTGGCTTCCATATTCTGGCAGGCTGAGGGCCAGCCAGGCCGGTGGGGTACAGGGCATACCTCGCCTGCTCAGGTTCGTCAGGTGGTCACGGGGCCGAGGCAGATGTGTGTCGGCGTGCGTGACTCTGGGGGCCATGCACGGGGGTGAAGGGAACTAGTGGGGGCCTGTCTGTGACTATCGCTGGGGGCAGGAGCTGGAGGGGGGATGGAAGGAGCCCCCTCCGCCCCAGCTTGTAATCACAGACCTCCGAGTGCCGTGGCCAGGCCAGCAGGTCACTGCCCCGACGGGAGCACCGGGACCTGGGCCTGGTGTCGGGAGCCGGAGCCGCTGCCCCAGGTCGGGGTGGCGGCGGGTGTGTGTGTCCGAGGGCTGAGCACACATAGGCAGGGGTGTGTGTGCTGCGGTGGCGTCTTGTTACTAAACAGCCAGGCCATGGGGCTCCCTCGGGAGCCAGCTTTGCTCTTCTGAGCGGAAGGGGGTCAGGTTTCCCTGAGAATAGCCCCTGACCGCCCAGAGGACACCTGGCTTGGCCTCCCCATGGCCAGTCCGGCTCCCTGGTCCTGTTTGCTCCGCCTCCTCTTGCCCCTAGCTCGTGGCCAGCTGTCTTCTCCTGGGACTGTGGACCCCCAGCCCCTTCTGTGCAGGGTGGCCAGAGGGGGATCCCACTGCATTTGTTTATTGAACCTGTCTTTAGAGGGTGTCTGCAAAGTGCTGGCACCATGCTGGGCCCTGGGTCCTTGGGGATGTGAGGGTGACACCTGGCCAGGGAGGGCCATCAACAAGAGCCCTCACCAAGCAGTGATGACAGCCCGTGGGGCCTCCTGctgcacagtgggggaaggggctcACTGGGGAGAAGGGAACAGCCCCTGTCCTGCCCCGGCCCACGATGTCCATCCTTGCCGTGGCCCAGGGGGGCCTTGGCTGGGACCCAGGGTCAGAGAGGGAGCTCTGGGGTGAGGGGCTGCTCAGGCCAGGAAGGGCCACGTGGGGAAGGGCCAACCTGTCCCAAAATAGGGCTGACAGGATCTCCTGGCCATAAAAGGCTCTTGGAATCTGGACCCCAGGGACCCCGGGCAGCTGGGCCCGCTAAAACTCAGCCGCCCCCTCTGCCCCTTGTACTCTGCCCACAGCAGCTCCAGCGCCACCGTGCAGTGTCCCCTCAGCCGGCCACAGACATGGTAAGGCTGCTCCCGGCGCCCGGCAGAGCCCccggtgggctgggctgggcggtCCCGCGGGAGCTGGGCGCAGTGCCTGGGGGAGAGAGGACAGGCAGGCCTCTACGCACACGGGGATCAGGCTGGGGCCGTGACCAAAGGTGGGAGGGTCTCTGCGCACCTGAGGAAGACATCCAATGAGGCTGGGCGGAGAGTGCGGAGTGGGGCGCCCGAGGCCGGGCCCTGCCAGCCACTGGCGCCACCCTTGCTCTGGGGGCCAGGCCGGAGCAGCCCTTTCGGAAAGCGGCCGGGACGGTGGCAGGCAGGGTGGCCCGGCCCTGGACTATCCCTCTGGGATTCCAGAACAGGCTAGGGCCTTCACCCTGGCCCCCAGGTCAGGCTCCTCCCCACGCTGGTCCATGGTGTCCCTCCCCTGGCCTCACTGGCTGTCCAGTGCTGCCCCTTCTGCCCTCTCACATGGCTGGCCTGCCCCTGCCTCGAGCGCCGTCCCCTTTGAGTGGCCTCGCGGAGCCCTGCTCCCCCCTCACGACCCATCCCTGTGCCGCCTGGCCTCAAGCCTGCTCTGGGCTGGGGCCAGGGGCCTTGGGCCTCGTGTCCTGGGGCCTCCAGCCTCCCCCGGACTGAGGGGTGGAGGGGCCCCTGGCGAGCCTGGGCCCGTGTCCCCACAGACGGAGCGCCTGACGGCGGAGCAGATCAAGGAGTACGAGGGGGTCTTTGAGATGTTTGACGAGGAGGGCAACGGGGCGGTGAAGACGGACGAGCTGGAGCGGCTCGTGAGTCTGCTGGGCATCAACCCCACCAAGAGCGAGCTGGCCTCCATGGCCAAGGACGTGGACAGAGAGAGTGAGGCCGGCCAGGGGCagccggggggcgggggcagctgGGTGTGAGTGGGGAGGGGCTCGCCGCCCTCACTCGGGCACCCGCCGCTTGCTCCCTGCAGAGAAAGCGTTCTTCAACTGCGAGGGCTTCCTGGCGCTGATGGGCGTGTACTGGGAGAAGGCCCAGAACCAGGAGAGTGAGCTCAGGGCGGCCTCCCGCATCTTCGACAAGGAGGGCAAGGGCTACATCGACTGGGGCACGCTCAAGTAGGGCCCGGGCCGGGCGCGGGGGTGGTGAGCCCCCCGCTGGCTGCCGCTCAGTGCCGACTCCGCAGGTACGTGCTCACGCGCGTGCGGGCGAGCCCCTCAGCGAGGTGGAGGCCGAGCAGATGATGAAGGAAGCCGACAAGGACGGGGACGGGACCATCGACTACGAGGGTGAGTGGGGGATGGGCCTGGGAGCCCGGCGGCCGGGTCGGGCCAGGCTGCTGACTTGTCCCTCCGCTCTCAGAGTTCGTGGCCATGATGACTGGGGAGTCCTTCAAGCTGGTCCGGTAGGAGCAGCCACTGCGGCCGTGGGAAGCCCGCTGCCTGCTGCCATCACCCTGCTGCCCACCCTGCCATCCACCCCATGCCAGCTCCGTGGCCAATAAACGCTCCAGCCAGACTCGTGTGTGCCTCACTGTCACAAGGCTGGAA encodes:
- the CALML6 gene encoding calmodulin-like protein 6, whose translation is MTERLTAEQIKEYEGVFEMFDEEGNGAVKTDELERLVSLLGINPTKSELASMAKDVDREKKAFFNCEGFLALMGVYWEKAQNQESELRAASRIFDKEGKGYIDWGTLKYAHARAGEPLSEVEAEQMMKEADKDGDGTIDYEEFVAMMTGESFKLVR